The Candidatus Koribacter versatilis Ellin345 genome has a segment encoding these proteins:
- a CDS encoding rhomboid family intramembrane serine protease has translation MRRTSGMELSLPPFTPAVTWLLGINVGVFFVIELLSLAKMGGPLHLLAYAALVPFNVLHGHVYELVTYSFLHAGGMHLFGNMLGLWMFGSQIEGDFGTRRFLSFYFWCVVGGALTTVAVSYTGILGISPLLPTIGASAGVYGILIAFGVLHADQEIYMLPFPFKVKAKYLVGILVVVTLAFALSESNGTSGASIAYAAHLGGLIFGYIYIKAFARRGAKSLVSEQYYGIRNAYYRWKRNRAKKKFEVYMRQHKREDYFDQYGNFKDPNSKDDKGNGQSSGGGWVN, from the coding sequence ATGCGACGCACATCGGGAATGGAATTGAGCCTGCCGCCGTTTACGCCGGCAGTGACCTGGCTGTTGGGAATCAATGTTGGCGTGTTCTTCGTGATCGAGTTGCTCTCGCTTGCGAAGATGGGTGGACCGCTCCACCTGTTGGCCTATGCCGCGCTCGTTCCATTCAACGTACTGCACGGCCACGTGTATGAACTGGTCACGTATTCGTTCCTTCATGCCGGCGGTATGCACTTGTTCGGCAACATGCTGGGCCTTTGGATGTTCGGATCTCAGATCGAAGGCGACTTTGGCACCCGGCGATTTTTGTCGTTCTACTTCTGGTGCGTAGTAGGCGGAGCGCTCACGACTGTAGCCGTCTCCTACACCGGAATCCTGGGTATCTCGCCACTCTTGCCGACGATCGGTGCTTCGGCAGGTGTGTATGGCATCCTGATCGCGTTTGGCGTACTGCACGCAGACCAGGAAATCTATATGCTTCCCTTCCCGTTCAAAGTGAAGGCGAAGTATCTCGTCGGCATCCTGGTTGTGGTCACGCTCGCATTCGCTTTGTCGGAGAGCAACGGCACGTCGGGTGCTTCGATCGCCTACGCCGCCCATCTCGGCGGACTGATTTTCGGCTACATCTACATCAAGGCCTTTGCGCGACGCGGAGCGAAGTCCCTGGTTTCCGAACAGTATTACGGGATACGCAACGCGTATTATCGCTGGAAGCGTAACCGCGCCAAGAAGAAGTTCGAAGTCTACATGCGCCAGCACAAGCGCGAGGACTACTTCGACCAGTACGGAAACTTCAAAGACCCAAACAGCAAAGACGACAAAGGCAATGGCCAATCGTCCGGCGGTGGATGGGTGAATTAA
- a CDS encoding YihY/virulence factor BrkB family protein, producing the protein MRDFLDHLRRALWRAFQHDAFAVAKGAAYSAILTLFPAVLVVASTLTLSHTTAAFVREISYAVGRILPEGTASAVQEYFEGEHPIPMKFLITTAILTLWTATGVMISWMEGFRNAYQLQKTWGLIQERMVAISLVLMAGGPMAFASFLVAFGLQIENWMIFHAGRELGMYILLMWSLVRWLIATVTSIAVIALIYHNGVPRTQPWHRVLPGAVLATAMWFGSTVLFGWYIRNFAHYDVIYGSVGTAIALLIWLYLISMVVLVGAEFNALRNPRFLFGAHSELKATEVPVEEPAKRK; encoded by the coding sequence ATGCGCGACTTCCTCGACCATCTTCGGCGGGCCCTCTGGCGCGCCTTCCAGCACGACGCCTTCGCCGTCGCGAAGGGGGCGGCCTACTCCGCCATCCTCACGCTCTTTCCCGCCGTCCTGGTCGTCGCCTCCACCCTCACGCTGTCGCACACCACGGCCGCGTTCGTCCGCGAAATTTCCTATGCCGTCGGCCGCATTCTCCCCGAAGGCACGGCCTCCGCCGTCCAGGAGTACTTCGAGGGCGAGCACCCGATCCCGATGAAGTTCCTCATCACCACCGCCATCCTGACCCTCTGGACCGCCACCGGCGTCATGATTTCGTGGATGGAAGGCTTCCGGAACGCCTACCAGTTGCAAAAGACCTGGGGCCTGATCCAGGAACGCATGGTCGCAATTTCCCTCGTGCTCATGGCCGGCGGCCCCATGGCCTTCGCCTCGTTCCTCGTAGCGTTCGGCCTCCAAATCGAGAACTGGATGATCTTCCACGCCGGCCGCGAACTTGGAATGTACATCCTCCTCATGTGGTCGCTGGTGCGCTGGCTGATCGCGACGGTCACCAGCATCGCCGTCATCGCGCTCATCTACCACAACGGCGTCCCGCGCACCCAACCCTGGCACCGGGTGCTCCCGGGCGCCGTGCTTGCCACCGCGATGTGGTTCGGCTCCACGGTCCTCTTCGGTTGGTATATCCGGAATTTCGCCCACTACGACGTGATTTACGGCTCGGTCGGTACCGCCATCGCGCTGCTGATCTGGTTATATTTGATTTCGATGGTGGTGCTGGTGGGTGCCGAGTTTAACGCGTTGCGCAATCCGCGTTTCCTCTTCGGAGCGCACTCGGAATTGAAAGCCACCGAAGTACCTGTAGAAGAGCCCGCGAAACGGAAATAG
- a CDS encoding putative quinol monooxygenase — protein sequence MNKEILALAILEPFPGKEDELVEMLRELYALLFRKGYSRDVLYRNPKRPGSLIHLRYWTSAVSRDDAQQDPEVHKFWLRLPELCTLTTVQEELETVVEFK from the coding sequence ATGAACAAAGAGATCCTGGCCCTTGCCATCCTTGAACCATTTCCCGGAAAAGAAGACGAATTAGTCGAGATGCTGCGCGAACTCTACGCGCTCCTCTTCCGCAAGGGCTACAGCCGCGACGTCCTCTACCGCAATCCAAAGCGCCCCGGCAGCCTCATCCACCTGCGCTACTGGACCTCGGCCGTCTCTCGCGACGACGCACAGCAAGACCCGGAGGTCCATAAATTTTGGCTCCGCCTGCCGGAGCTCTGCACGCTGACAACTGTGCAGGAAGAGCTCGAAACCGTGGTCGAGTTCAAGTAG
- a CDS encoding HIT family protein: MDYLWTPWRYAYITSADRASGCIFCDKPRENDDRKNYIVHRGEHCYIILNAFPYTSGHVMVVPFAHLDQLDKLPRDAAHEMIDLSQRMESVLRKTYNAEGVNLGMNIGKCAGAGVAGHIHMHVLPRWTADANFISVVGETRVLPETLDQTYEKIASTLRT, encoded by the coding sequence ATGGACTACCTCTGGACGCCTTGGCGCTATGCGTACATCACCTCGGCTGACCGCGCTTCCGGCTGCATCTTCTGCGACAAGCCCCGCGAAAACGACGACCGCAAGAACTACATCGTTCACCGCGGTGAGCACTGCTACATCATCCTCAACGCGTTCCCTTACACCAGTGGGCACGTGATGGTCGTCCCTTTCGCCCACCTCGACCAGTTGGACAAGCTTCCGCGCGACGCCGCCCACGAGATGATCGACCTTTCGCAGCGTATGGAGTCGGTCTTGCGGAAGACTTATAACGCCGAGGGCGTGAATCTGGGCATGAACATTGGTAAGTGCGCGGGAGCCGGAGTTGCAGGCCACATCCACATGCACGTCCTGCCGCGATGGACTGCTGACGCGAACTTCATTAGCGTGGTCGGCGAGACGCGGGTTTTACCTGAGACGCTCGACCAGACTTATGAGAAGATTGCGAGCACTTTAAGGACCTGA
- a CDS encoding 30S ribosomal protein S1 → MPFDDPNVTSSTEQSEEHGAAASQQPVAVQAHNPPEAKPTAGRPRNEENMTEDFATALESFEQEQSEQALNEDRVLVGRVLSITPQYVVVDVGLKSEGVVPIEEVKDHDGNVSFQPGEEIAVMQEKGHTEEGYVHLSHQKAQRLKAWDEIEKAYNDKSSIKARAIDRIKGGLTVDIMGARAFLPGSQVDLRPVRNLDALKGHELEVRIIKLNKKRGNIVVSRKQILEEEQNDKKSKTLEHLNEDAVLTGTVKNLTDYGAFVDLGGIDGLLHITDMSWGRLTHPRDLVQVGDQIQVKVLKFDRDKQRVSLGFKQLTPDPWLDASERYPIGARVHGRVISVTDYGAFIELEQGIEGLVHVSEMTWSKRMKHPSKIVNVGDQVDAVVLNVNPQERRISLGLKQLETNPWESLHEKFPVGGVVEGKVRNLTDFGAFIEIEDGIDGLVHVSNLSWTKRVKHPSEVLKKGDKVKAVVLAIEPDNRRLSLGVKQLQPDVWETFFETHRVGDIIHGKVLRLASFGAFIEIADGVEGLCHNSEASDEHGAPLKLEPGQEFDFKIIKMNPDEKKVGLSLRAVGEEASRVEIENYKAPASSSPGAATIGELLSWKREQQD, encoded by the coding sequence ATGCCTTTCGACGATCCAAACGTTACCTCGTCCACCGAACAAAGCGAAGAACACGGTGCTGCAGCGTCGCAGCAGCCGGTTGCTGTGCAGGCCCATAATCCACCCGAGGCAAAGCCCACTGCGGGCCGTCCTCGCAACGAAGAGAACATGACGGAAGATTTCGCAACCGCACTCGAATCCTTTGAACAAGAACAGTCTGAGCAGGCATTGAATGAGGACCGCGTCCTCGTTGGCCGAGTGCTCAGCATAACCCCCCAGTACGTCGTCGTAGACGTGGGCTTGAAGTCCGAGGGCGTAGTGCCCATCGAGGAAGTCAAGGACCACGACGGCAACGTTTCCTTCCAGCCGGGCGAAGAAATCGCCGTGATGCAGGAAAAGGGACACACCGAAGAGGGGTACGTGCACCTCTCCCACCAGAAGGCACAGCGCCTGAAGGCATGGGACGAGATCGAGAAAGCGTACAACGATAAATCTTCCATCAAGGCGCGGGCGATTGACCGCATCAAGGGTGGCCTCACCGTCGACATCATGGGAGCGCGCGCGTTCCTGCCAGGTTCCCAGGTGGACCTGCGGCCGGTGCGCAATCTTGACGCACTGAAGGGCCATGAGCTCGAAGTCCGGATCATCAAGCTGAACAAGAAGCGCGGCAACATCGTAGTTTCGCGCAAGCAGATCCTGGAAGAAGAGCAGAACGACAAGAAGTCGAAGACGCTCGAGCACCTCAACGAAGACGCGGTTCTCACCGGCACGGTGAAGAACCTGACCGACTACGGTGCGTTCGTTGACCTCGGCGGCATCGATGGCCTGCTGCACATCACCGACATGTCGTGGGGACGCCTGACTCATCCGCGCGACCTCGTTCAAGTCGGCGACCAGATCCAGGTAAAGGTGCTGAAGTTCGACCGAGATAAGCAGCGTGTCTCGCTGGGCTTCAAGCAGCTCACGCCTGACCCGTGGCTCGACGCATCCGAACGGTACCCGATTGGCGCGCGCGTACACGGCCGCGTGATCAGCGTGACCGACTACGGTGCGTTCATCGAACTCGAACAGGGGATTGAAGGTCTCGTGCACGTGAGCGAGATGACCTGGTCGAAGCGGATGAAGCATCCGTCGAAAATCGTCAACGTTGGCGATCAAGTCGACGCAGTGGTGCTGAACGTGAATCCGCAGGAACGTCGCATCAGCCTCGGCCTGAAGCAGCTCGAAACTAACCCGTGGGAGTCGCTGCATGAGAAGTTCCCGGTGGGCGGCGTGGTTGAGGGCAAGGTCCGCAACCTGACCGACTTCGGCGCGTTCATCGAGATTGAAGACGGCATCGACGGCCTCGTCCACGTCAGCAACCTGAGCTGGACGAAGCGCGTGAAGCATCCTTCGGAAGTGCTGAAGAAGGGCGATAAGGTCAAGGCTGTGGTGCTCGCAATCGAGCCCGACAACCGCCGCCTCTCGCTCGGCGTGAAGCAGTTACAGCCCGATGTCTGGGAGACGTTCTTCGAAACGCATCGCGTTGGCGACATCATCCACGGCAAGGTGCTGCGCCTCGCGAGCTTCGGTGCATTCATCGAGATCGCGGACGGAGTGGAGGGCCTGTGCCACAACTCCGAAGCGAGCGATGAGCACGGCGCTCCGCTCAAGCTGGAACCCGGACAAGAGTTCGACTTCAAGATCATCAAGATGAATCCTGATGAAAAGAAGGTCGGCCTCAGCCTCCGCGCAGTCGGCGAAGAAGCCAGCCGCGTAGAGATCGAGAACTACAAGGCTCCGGCCTCGAGTTCTCCGGGCGCTGCGACCATCGGCGAACTGCTAAGCTGGAAGCGAGAGCAGCAAGACTAA
- a CDS encoding carboxypeptidase-like regulatory domain-containing protein translates to MATSNSSVFALSRRRVIAAALLLFLGSPVLFAGDKKDYALIYGTVFDADGRVVPGVPVKLQRVGDKKPKWELVSDHSGEFAQRVPTGDNDYVVIADIKVPKGGTKPQTKVHIHSNERADISIHLAK, encoded by the coding sequence ATGGCGACGAGTAACAGCAGCGTCTTCGCACTGTCGCGCCGTCGCGTCATCGCCGCGGCGCTGCTTCTCTTCCTGGGTTCGCCCGTGCTGTTTGCCGGCGACAAGAAAGACTACGCGCTGATTTATGGCACGGTGTTCGACGCCGATGGCCGTGTGGTTCCCGGCGTTCCGGTAAAACTCCAGCGCGTCGGCGACAAGAAGCCCAAGTGGGAACTGGTTTCCGACCACAGCGGCGAGTTTGCCCAACGCGTCCCGACGGGCGACAATGATTATGTGGTGATTGCGGACATCAAGGTCCCGAAAGGTGGGACGAAACCTCAGACGAAAGTCCACATCCACAGCAACGAACGGGCCGATATTTCGATACATCTCGCCAAGTAG
- a CDS encoding tautomerase family protein: MPLVVVHMIAGRPTAYRHKVADVIYQAMRDTLNVPNEDRFEIINEVEPDDFTFSPTYLGIERTDEGMFIQITLNSGRTLDQKKAFYKAVADGLHQQVHVRKQDVLINLVEVAKENWSFGNGEAQYAG, from the coding sequence ATGCCTCTCGTTGTCGTGCACATGATCGCAGGCCGCCCGACCGCGTATCGCCACAAGGTTGCCGATGTCATCTACCAGGCAATGCGTGACACGCTGAATGTTCCCAATGAAGACCGCTTTGAAATCATCAACGAAGTTGAACCCGATGACTTCACGTTTAGTCCAACTTACCTTGGCATCGAGCGAACGGACGAAGGCATGTTCATCCAGATCACGCTCAACTCCGGCCGCACCCTCGATCAGAAGAAAGCGTTCTACAAAGCCGTCGCCGACGGCCTGCACCAGCAGGTGCATGTCCGCAAGCAGGACGTCCTGATCAACCTCGTCGAAGTTGCGAAAGAAAACTGGTCGTTCGGAAATGGCGAAGCGCAGTACGCCGGCTAG
- a CDS encoding PIN domain-containing protein, translating to MSKCVIDSSALLALLNQEPGSEQLPPALMQGAIMSSVNAAEVQAKLVAAGGDPDQSWQIVVGLVPILATFEEEHAKAAGTLVKQAKALGLSLGDRACLALGLALRLPIYTTDRIWTKAKLGVRIHLLR from the coding sequence GTGAGTAAGTGCGTCATCGACTCCTCTGCTCTCCTCGCGCTTCTTAACCAGGAGCCCGGATCCGAGCAATTGCCTCCAGCGCTTATGCAAGGCGCCATCATGAGCTCCGTGAATGCGGCTGAGGTTCAGGCCAAGCTTGTCGCAGCGGGCGGCGATCCGGACCAGTCGTGGCAAATCGTCGTCGGTCTCGTGCCCATCCTCGCGACGTTTGAAGAGGAGCATGCCAAGGCCGCCGGAACACTCGTCAAACAAGCAAAGGCCCTCGGCTTGTCTCTCGGAGACCGGGCCTGCCTCGCCCTTGGCCTTGCCCTTCGGCTCCCCATCTACACCACGGATCGAATTTGGACAAAGGCAAAACTCGGCGTGCGCATCCATCTGCTTCGCTGA
- the tsaA gene encoding tRNA (N6-threonylcarbamoyladenosine(37)-N6)-methyltransferase TrmO — protein sequence MTLTLNPIGQVRSTLTDRKNAPRQPDENAPDAWLELDPKYREALLGMNPGDKIIVLTWLHESRRETLQVHPRRIPNAPLTGVFATRSPDRPNPIGLHETTVLEITERGIHVSALECIDGTPIVDIKPVLCP from the coding sequence GTGACGCTCACCCTGAATCCCATCGGCCAAGTCCGCTCCACCCTCACCGACCGCAAAAACGCCCCCCGCCAGCCCGACGAAAACGCCCCCGACGCCTGGCTCGAACTCGATCCCAAATACCGAGAAGCCCTCCTCGGCATGAACCCCGGCGACAAGATCATCGTCCTAACCTGGCTCCACGAATCTCGCCGCGAGACGCTCCAGGTCCATCCACGCCGCATCCCCAACGCACCCCTCACCGGCGTCTTCGCCACCCGCTCTCCCGACCGTCCCAACCCCATCGGCCTCCACGAAACCACGGTCCTCGAGATCACCGAACGCGGCATCCACGTCTCCGCTCTCGAATGCATCGATGGCACGCCTATCGTGGACATCAAGCCCGTACTCTGCCCGTAG
- a CDS encoding helix-turn-helix domain-containing protein, with translation MPNIDPYVTDVLMRDLVGHDHRPVCFLVYLWLAAEQEQRTRPVQVSYQELAESVGVSKSSAQAAVRWLAKRKLLEIEKENATAVPVYAVQMPWRSRSRKSKT, from the coding sequence ATGCCGAATATCGATCCCTATGTAACCGATGTCCTGATGCGCGACCTCGTCGGTCACGACCATCGCCCGGTATGTTTTCTTGTGTACCTATGGCTCGCTGCTGAGCAGGAGCAGCGCACGCGACCGGTGCAGGTCAGTTATCAGGAACTGGCCGAGTCGGTGGGAGTGTCGAAGAGCTCTGCACAGGCGGCGGTGCGTTGGCTCGCAAAGCGAAAGCTGCTGGAGATTGAGAAAGAGAACGCCACGGCTGTACCCGTCTATGCGGTACAGATGCCGTGGCGTAGCCGTTCCAGAAAGTCGAAGACTTAA
- the pyk gene encoding pyruvate kinase, giving the protein MTFSYNAFTEPAGEHTATHRRAKIVCTIGPACNTEAAMQELMRAGMDVARLNFSHGTHDEHLVVIQRLRKVAAEEQRSICILQDLQGPKIRTGLLKDHKPVMLETGNTVTITPRDIVGDASLLATTFQTLALDVQPGSRILLSDGKIELSVSRIEGADVECHIVNGGELKEHQGINIPGAILSIPALTNKDLEDLAFGLKNGVDAVAISFVRTANDLKQVRNAISEHQGNVFVIAKLEKPQAIEHLEEIFNETDGVMVARGDLGVEVPPEKVPVLQKHIIKRSQSRRIPVITATQMLESMIDNPRPTRAEASDVANAIFDGTDAVMLSGETASGKYPREAVAMMARIITEAESHCLAEGRRRRHEDHKNTISEAVCDAVSHAAEDLDMLAIAIYTESGNTARILSKHRPKPPIYAFSHLDTVINRLNLFWGVHPVQCEPLRSSKEMILYAEQLLLGAHQVAAGDIIGVVAGTRSTSGSTNFMRLHVIGSESEEERPPAENAPPMKKEIR; this is encoded by the coding sequence ATGACTTTCTCGTATAACGCCTTCACCGAGCCCGCCGGCGAACACACCGCCACTCATCGCCGTGCCAAGATCGTTTGCACCATCGGCCCCGCCTGCAATACCGAGGCCGCGATGCAGGAGCTGATGCGCGCCGGCATGGACGTCGCTCGCTTGAATTTTTCGCATGGTACGCACGACGAGCATCTCGTGGTCATCCAGCGCCTGCGTAAAGTTGCGGCCGAGGAGCAGCGCTCTATCTGCATCCTGCAAGACCTGCAAGGTCCCAAGATCCGCACCGGATTGCTCAAAGATCACAAGCCCGTGATGCTCGAAACCGGCAACACGGTCACGATCACGCCGCGCGACATTGTCGGCGATGCCTCGCTGCTCGCAACCACCTTTCAAACCCTCGCCCTGGATGTGCAGCCTGGCTCGCGCATCCTGCTCTCCGACGGCAAGATTGAACTCAGCGTCAGTCGCATCGAAGGCGCCGATGTCGAGTGCCACATCGTGAACGGCGGCGAACTCAAGGAGCACCAGGGCATCAACATTCCCGGCGCGATCCTCAGCATTCCTGCGCTCACCAATAAAGACCTCGAAGATCTCGCGTTCGGTCTGAAAAACGGCGTGGATGCCGTTGCCATCTCATTCGTGCGCACCGCCAACGATCTCAAGCAAGTGCGCAACGCGATCTCCGAGCACCAGGGCAATGTCTTCGTCATCGCTAAGCTCGAAAAGCCCCAAGCTATCGAGCACTTGGAAGAGATCTTCAATGAGACCGACGGTGTCATGGTTGCGCGCGGCGATCTCGGCGTCGAAGTGCCGCCCGAAAAAGTGCCAGTCCTTCAGAAGCACATCATCAAGCGCTCGCAGAGCCGCCGCATTCCCGTCATCACCGCGACACAGATGCTGGAGTCTATGATCGACAATCCGCGCCCAACGCGCGCCGAAGCCAGCGACGTGGCCAACGCCATCTTCGACGGCACCGATGCCGTCATGCTCTCGGGCGAGACCGCCAGCGGCAAGTATCCCCGCGAAGCCGTGGCGATGATGGCACGCATCATTACGGAAGCCGAGTCGCACTGCCTCGCCGAGGGCCGTCGCCGCCGTCACGAAGACCACAAGAACACCATCTCTGAGGCCGTGTGCGATGCGGTTTCGCACGCCGCCGAAGACCTCGACATGCTCGCGATCGCCATCTATACCGAATCGGGCAACACGGCGCGCATCCTCTCCAAGCATCGCCCCAAGCCGCCGATCTACGCCTTCTCGCACCTCGACACCGTGATCAACCGCCTGAACCTGTTTTGGGGAGTGCATCCGGTACAGTGCGAGCCTTTGCGTTCCTCAAAAGAAATGATTCTCTACGCCGAACAGTTACTTCTCGGTGCCCACCAGGTGGCTGCGGGAGATATCATTGGAGTCGTTGCGGGCACGCGTTCCACATCAGGTTCTACGAACTTCATGCGCCTGCACGTGATTGGCAGCGAGTCCGAGGAAGAGCGACCGCCCGCGGAGAACGCGCCGCCGATGAAGAAAGAGATTCGATGA
- a CDS encoding M28 family metallopeptidase has protein sequence MLANAIGCGLVMFSGVSAVAQSKPVKKPSQVSPEIQAILRDVSAKQIEANINKLVSFGNRSTLSSDVPADSGKGITAAHEWIKSEFERYSKECGGCLEVKTDDFTESPMDRIPKPTQITNVYAVLKGTDPANADRIVLVTGHYDSRNSTNENTTDPAPGANDDGSGTAVSLECARVLSKHKFPATIIFLTVAGEEQGLNGSKHFAKMARAQGWQIEAALNNDIVGGNKTPGDTTQNPHTVRVFSEGVPANATEADLRLIRATGTENDSPSRELARYVGEVGKADLPKTFQPTLIYRRDRFLRGGDHSSFNMEGFAAVRFTEWREDFHHQHQNLRTENGIEYGDLPKFVDFEYVANVARLNAITLATLAMAPAPPDNARLQTKDLENGTTITWKPSPGGLATGYEVVWRNTSSPDWEESKGFPADANSAKIDVSKDNVIFGIRAVGKNGLKSPVVIPPPER, from the coding sequence ATGCTTGCCAACGCTATTGGTTGCGGGCTTGTGATGTTCAGCGGCGTATCCGCCGTTGCCCAGTCCAAGCCAGTGAAGAAACCATCTCAAGTATCGCCGGAAATCCAGGCAATACTGCGCGATGTTTCAGCAAAGCAGATCGAGGCCAACATCAACAAGCTCGTAAGTTTCGGCAACCGTTCCACGCTTTCGTCGGATGTACCTGCCGATAGCGGTAAAGGCATTACCGCGGCGCACGAATGGATCAAGAGCGAATTCGAGCGCTACTCGAAAGAATGCGGCGGTTGTCTCGAGGTAAAGACGGACGACTTCACCGAAAGTCCCATGGACCGCATCCCGAAGCCCACACAAATTACCAATGTTTACGCGGTTCTGAAGGGCACGGACCCGGCGAATGCCGACCGCATCGTGCTCGTCACCGGACATTACGATTCACGCAATTCGACGAACGAGAACACCACGGATCCCGCGCCAGGAGCCAATGACGATGGCAGCGGAACGGCGGTTTCGCTCGAATGTGCGCGAGTGCTGAGCAAGCACAAGTTTCCGGCGACGATCATCTTCCTCACCGTCGCGGGCGAAGAGCAGGGACTGAATGGCAGTAAACACTTCGCCAAGATGGCGCGCGCGCAAGGCTGGCAGATCGAAGCAGCGTTGAATAACGACATCGTCGGCGGCAACAAAACACCGGGCGATACGACGCAGAACCCGCACACGGTGCGGGTGTTCTCCGAAGGCGTTCCCGCAAACGCTACGGAAGCCGACCTCAGGTTGATCCGCGCCACTGGTACGGAGAATGACTCGCCGTCGCGCGAACTGGCGCGCTACGTCGGTGAAGTGGGCAAGGCCGACTTGCCGAAAACCTTTCAACCGACACTGATCTACCGCCGCGATCGCTTCCTCCGCGGTGGGGACCATAGCAGCTTCAATATGGAAGGATTTGCCGCCGTCCGGTTCACGGAATGGCGTGAGGACTTCCACCATCAGCACCAGAACCTGCGGACGGAAAACGGCATCGAATATGGTGATTTGCCGAAGTTCGTGGACTTCGAGTACGTTGCCAACGTCGCGCGGTTGAATGCCATTACGCTGGCTACACTGGCGATGGCGCCTGCTCCTCCAGACAATGCCCGGTTACAGACCAAAGACCTGGAGAACGGCACCACGATTACGTGGAAGCCCTCGCCGGGCGGGCTCGCGACGGGCTACGAGGTGGTTTGGCGCAACACTTCATCGCCCGATTGGGAAGAATCGAAGGGCTTCCCAGCCGATGCGAACAGCGCCAAGATCGACGTGTCGAAAGACAACGTCATTTTCGGGATCCGCGCCGTGGGCAAGAACGGGCTGAAGAGCCCAGTCGTAATTCCTCCGCCGGAGAGGTAG
- a CDS encoding AbrB/MazE/SpoVT family DNA-binding domain-containing protein, protein MKVRIAAKGRVVIPASFREALGWKEGDEVQLTADEHGLRISTLENRIAEAQEYVRSFVPKGRSLSSELIEERRKEARRE, encoded by the coding sequence GTGAAGGTCCGCATTGCCGCCAAAGGCCGGGTCGTGATCCCCGCCTCTTTTCGCGAAGCCTTAGGTTGGAAGGAAGGCGATGAGGTGCAGCTCACGGCTGATGAGCATGGCCTCCGCATCTCCACACTGGAAAACCGCATTGCGGAGGCACAAGAATACGTTCGTTCTTTCGTCCCGAAGGGGCGAAGCCTGTCTTCAGAATTGATCGAGGAGCGCCGTAAGGAAGCGCGCCGTGAGTAA
- a CDS encoding carboxypeptidase-like regulatory domain-containing protein: MKKTFALALVLIISSFAAAQLTLGSGGYSMPKKEKPVTSRTLVGQVTDVGDQPLPDAIVYIKDMKTLAIKSYVSQKDGSYRFPALSMNVDYEVYASLKDGKKSSTKKLSQFDGRGDPRINLKIEK; the protein is encoded by the coding sequence ATGAAAAAGACGTTCGCACTTGCGTTGGTACTGATCATCTCGAGTTTCGCCGCAGCGCAGCTCACACTCGGCAGCGGCGGCTACTCAATGCCGAAAAAAGAGAAGCCCGTTACCTCGCGCACCCTCGTCGGCCAGGTCACCGACGTCGGCGACCAGCCGTTGCCTGACGCGATCGTTTACATCAAGGACATGAAGACCCTGGCCATCAAGAGCTACGTCTCTCAGAAAGACGGCAGCTACCGCTTCCCGGCGCTCTCCATGAATGTGGATTACGAAGTCTACGCCTCGCTCAAGGACGGCAAGAAGAGCTCCACCAAGAAGCTCAGCCAGTTCGATGGCCGTGGCGATCCCCGCATTAATCTCAAGATTGAAAAGTAG
- a CDS encoding VOC family protein, protein MIRGLKFVSIPVRNQDASLKFFTEKLGFKVATDQPFNDKQRWIELKIPGAETGITLFTPPGHEDRIGGFQPLSFWCDDVFATAAAMKSKGVEFAQDPKTEHWGTSAIFKDVDGNMYVLSSRS, encoded by the coding sequence ATGATTCGCGGATTGAAATTTGTCAGCATCCCGGTGCGCAATCAGGACGCTTCGCTTAAGTTCTTCACCGAAAAGCTCGGATTCAAAGTGGCGACAGACCAGCCTTTCAACGACAAGCAGCGCTGGATCGAGCTGAAGATTCCCGGCGCAGAGACCGGTATCACGCTTTTCACGCCGCCAGGACACGAAGACCGCATCGGCGGCTTCCAGCCGCTTTCGTTCTGGTGCGATGACGTCTTCGCGACGGCGGCAGCGATGAAGTCCAAAGGCGTGGAGTTCGCGCAGGACCCGAAGACCGAACACTGGGGCACATCGGCGATCTTTAAAGATGTCGACGGGAATATGTACGTGCTGTCGAGCCGAAGCTAG